In the Helianthus annuus cultivar XRQ/B chromosome 11, HanXRQr2.0-SUNRISE, whole genome shotgun sequence genome, one interval contains:
- the LOC110890130 gene encoding DNA repair protein recA homolog 1, chloroplastic has product MDLTFCSKPHSQLLQVYHQSIVSPLSNFQHRTLNFTRSISLFAAKKTRVVSHLDAKVNGALSPDPDSTFLDRQKALEAAMNDINNSFGKGSVTRLGSLGGALVETFPSGCLSLDLALGGGLPKGRIVEIYGPESSGKTTLALHAIAEVQKLGGNAMLVDAEHAFDPSYSRALGVDVENLIVCQPDNGEMALEIADRMCRSGAVDLICIDSVSALTPRAEIEGEIGMQQMGLQARLMSQALRKMSGNASKAGCTLIFLNQIRYKIGVYYGNPEVTSGGIALKFFASVRLEIRPIGKIKSVKGDEDIGLKVRVRVQKSKVSRPYKQAEFEIIFGEGASKLGCILDCAEMMDIVLKKGSWYSYGDQRLGQGRDRALQYLRENLPLCDEIEKLVRSAMMDGSGHAITSYARHSTPFQEEDELLEELR; this is encoded by the exons ATGGATTTGACGTTTTGTTCAAAACCCCATTCGCAACTACTACAAGTGTATCACCAATCCATTGTTTCACCTCTTTCAAACTTTCAACACAGAACCCTCAATTTTACTCGCTCAATATCCCTCTTTGCCGCCAAAAAAACAAGGGTTGTTTCCCATCTTGATGCTAAGGTTAATGGTGCCCTTTCACCTGACCCAGATTCCACTTTTCTTGACAGG CAAAAAGCATTGGAAGCAGCAATGAATGATATTAACAACTCATTTGGAAAAGGAAGCGTGACGAGACTTGGAAGTCTTGGTGGTGCTCTTGT TGAAACGTTTCCAAGCGGCTGTTTGTCCTTAGACCTTGCGTTAGGTGGTGGCCTGCCTAAAGGGAGAATTGTAGAA atttACGGACCCGAAAGCAGCGGAAAGACCACCTTAGCACTACACGCCATTGCAGAAGTACAG AAACTAGGAGGCAATGCAATGCTCGTTGACGCAGAGCATGCATTTGATCCATCATATTCTAGAGCATTAGGAGTCGATGTGGAAAATTTAATCGTTTGTCAACCAGATAACGGAGAAATGGCACTTGAGA TTGCAGATCGTATGTGTAGGTCTGGTGCTGTTGATCTCATTTGCATCGACTCTGTTTCAGCTCTTACTCCACGTGCAGAAATTGAA GGAGAAATTGGAATGCAGCAAATGGGTTTGCAAGCGCGACTTATGAGTCAAGCGTTGCGTAAGATGTCAGGGAATGCATCTAAGGCTGGATGTACTCTTATCTTTCTTAACCAAATTAGATACAAG aTAGGAGTATATTATGGGAATCCGGAAGTTACGAGTGGAGGTATTGCTTTGAAGTTTTTCGCATCAGTTCGACTTGAAATACGCCCTATTGGGAAGATAAAGTCG GTCAAAGGTGATGAGGACATTGGGCTCAAGGTTCGAGTAAGAGTTCAAAAGAGTAAG GTTTCAAGACCATACAAGCAAGCGGAGTTCGAAATTATATTTGGAGAGGGGGCAAGCAAATTG GGATGTATATTGGATTGTGCTGAAATGATGGACATTGTTTTAAAGAAGGGCTCATGGTATAGCTATGGAGATCAAAG GTTGGGGCAAGGAAGAGACAGAGCATTGCAGTACTTAAGAGAGAACCTTCCCCTTTGTGATGAAATAGAAAAG CTTGTGAGATCAGCAATGATGGATGGAAGTGGGCATGCAATTACTTCTTATGCACGCCACTCAACACCATTTCAAGAAGAGGATGAACTACTTGAAGAACTCAGATGA